The proteins below come from a single Amphiura filiformis chromosome 15, Afil_fr2py, whole genome shotgun sequence genomic window:
- the LOC140170692 gene encoding monocarboxylate transporter 12-like, translated as MGEVKNWPIVCAAFVTQALTHGFAGSMGVFYVEWKKTFGEDLPGDGSSTIGWLTSFVLGVLLTTAPISGALSHHFGVRPVVMLGGCLSTLGLFISSFADTIHLLYFTIPITGFGCGLAYAASITIITKYFHKHFALASGITSTGISIGGIILPVIIQALVEYYTWRNAIMIIAGIIAQVCGALMKPPPKLEKCGEETKVGLNLAGESNQHCDQELCGKITIPTQDGDELETVIIRNGALTKEPRKSHFRVILDSLGITLIWTNRVYACALPMFFLNGGVYGTCIVYIKERAEVVGISDYNAALLISIIGVSGLVARAGHGRLVDKKIFHPTTLYAFANFLAAVSLPIIAVSEQYAVFVICAANIGFAAGLYIAINIVLVRGIVGVRRFPGGFGLVLLVIAISIMSSVAIAGLLLDYTGDYMAGFLYASIIQGLSGVWVLVSHVVWTKCVKDPRWPPSLPSLCHSGPNKAAELPNDIVRNKAL; from the exons ATGGGTGAGGTCAAGAATTGGCCCATTGTATGTGCAGCATTTGTGACTCAAGCCTTAACCCATGGATTCGCTGGCTCCATGGGGGTGTTCTATGTGGAATGGAAGAAAACATTTGGTGAGGATCTTCCTGGGGATGGTAGCAGTACTATTGGTTGgctgacatcatttgtattagGGGTGCTGTTAACAACTG CCCCAATATCTGGTGCATTAAGTCATCATTTTGGAGTCCGTCCTGTCGTCATGTTAGGCGGTTGCTTATCAACTCTAGGTctcttcatctcatcatttgcTGATACAATACATCTTTTGTACTTCACAATACCAATTACAG GGTTTGGATGTGGTCTAGCATATGCAGCAAGTATCACCATTATCACTAAGTACTTCCACAAACACTTCGCTTTAGCAAGTGGCATCACATCGACGGGGATATCCATTGGAGGTATCATCCTTCCCGTCATCATCCAAGCACTTGTCGAGTACTACACCTGGAGGAACGCCATCATGATTATCGCTGGTATCATAGCGCAGGTCTGTGGTGCTCTCATGAAGCCACCACCTAAATTAGAAAAATGTGGGGAAGAAACAAAAGTGGGCTTAAATCTTGCTGGAGAGTCGAACCAACACTGTGATCAGGAATTGTGTGGGAAGATTACAATACCCACTCAGGATGGTGACGAGCTGGAGACAGTTATTATCAGAAATGGAGCTTTGACAAAAGAGCCTCGTAAAAGTCACTTCCGAGTTATTTTAGATAGCCTAGGGATCACACTGATCTGGACAAATCGTGTTTACGCATGTGCACTTCCCATGTTCTTCCTTAATGGCGGTGTGTATGGTACCTGTATAGTGTACATCAAGGAAAGAGCTGAAGTAGTCGGTATTTCAGATTACAACGCTGCTCTACTTATATCCATCATCGGTGTTAGTGGTTTAGTGGCACGAGCAGGACACGGTCGTTTAGTAGACAAAAAGATATTTCATCCGACTACACTCTACGCCTTTGCCAACTTTCTTGCGGCAGTATCACTACCGATAATTGCAGTTTCTGAGCAATATGCAGTATTTGTGATATGTGCTGCTAACATTGGATTCGCTGCAGGATTGTATATAGCTATTAACATAGTCTTAGTGAGAGGTATAGTTGGAGTCCGTCGGTTCCCTGGTGGCTTCGGATTAGTATTACTTGTTATAGCTATAAGCATTATGAGTTCAGTTGCTATAGCAG GTTTATTACTAGACTACACAGGTGACTACATGGCAGGGTTTCTCTATGCTAGCATCATACAAGGATTAAGTGGTGTATGGGTACTCGTCAGTCATGTCGTGTGGACAAAATGTGTCAAagatccaagatggccgccatctcTCCCATCATTATGCCATTCTGGGCCAAATAAAGCTGCTGAACTACCCAATGACATTGTCAGGAACAAAGCATTGTAG
- the LOC140171107 gene encoding uncharacterized protein, with product MRIDGGVTATSAGSSMLQREAIKTLGGDNEITILPADKGRCTVVLDKTEYHSKVCALLNDTKTYEPLKRDPTSGYRKKVIDCLQNLEKSEVTDRNLYHKLYPGESIPKFYGLPKIHKPHAPLRPIVSCVDSVTYNVAKHIAYIIGPLVGKSKHHIVNSQDFVNKVCDIHLEDNETITSYDVSALFTCVPPKEAVNCVRDFLRKDNTLKERTDLSPDQVCEVLELCLNTTYFVYDGKFYRQRHGCAMGSPVSPIVVNLFMEQFEQLALTSYAGTPPSHWYRYVDDTWVKLRKDQLAPFYNHINNVNEHIKFTQEELKDNKLAFLDCLVTVQSDGSLETSVYRKDTHTDQYLLFESHHPLVHKLGVIRTLFHRANTIPSSEDAKEQEREHLQKALNLCGYRNWTFHKALAQTKSTDETAPARKTQDDGEVTRGRNITIPLHLRTFRETPSDFSRQRGTGIFQTQEHFTASASPPQG from the exons ATGCGTATAGACGGCGGAGTCACCGCAACCAGTGCTGGCTCGTCTATGCTG CAACGAGAAGCTATTAAAACCCTTGGTGGAGATAATGAGATCACTATTTTACCAGCGGACAAGGGTAGGTGCACTGTTGTGTTAGATAAGACTGAATATCATAGCAAGGTTTGTGCACTGCTAAATGATACCAAGACGTACGAGCCACTGAAGCGTGACCCCACTAGTGGATATCGTAAGAAAGTGATAGACTGTCTTCAAAACCTTGAAAAATCTGAGGTTACTGATCGCAACTTGTATCACAAATTGTACCCGGGCGAGTCGATACCCAAGTTCTACGGTCTGCCGAAGATCCATAAACCGCATGCTCCGTTGAGACCTATAGTTAGCTGCGTGGACTCGGTGACTTATAATGTAGCAAAACACATCGCTTATATTATTGGACCGCTGGTTGGGAAATCCAAACATCACATTGTCAACTCCCAGGATTTTGTTAACAAAGTTTGTGACATTCATTTGGAAGACAACGAGACCATAACTTCGTATGACGTTTCAGCGTTGTTTACATGCGTACCACCTAAGGAAGCGGTGAACTGTGTTCGCGATTTCTTAAGGAAGGATAATACCCTAAAGGAGCGCACAGACCTCAGTCCGGATCAAGTTTGTGAAGTTCTTGAATTATGTCTGAACACGACCTACTTTGTCTACGATGGCAAGTTCTACAGACAACGCCATGGTTGCGCAATGGGATCGCCAGTATCACCGATTGTCGTAAACTTgtttatggaacagtttgaacAGTTGGCCCTTACATCGTATGCTGGTACCCCCCCTTCGCACTGGTATCGTTATGTTGATGACACTTGGGTGAAGCTACGTAAAGATCAACTAGCCCCTTTCTACAATCATATCAACAATGTCAATGAACATATCAAGTTCACGCAGGAAGAACTGAAAGACAACAAACTTGCATTTCTAGACTGTTTGGTTACAGTGCAAAGCGACGGCAGCCTAGAAACATCGGTCTACCGCAAGGACACGCACACAGATCAGTATCTGTTGTTTGAATCACACCACCCATTGGTGCACAAACTGGGTGTAATACGCACTTTATTTCATAGAGCGAACACTATTCCCTCTAGTGAGGACGCAAAGGAACAGGAACGGGAACATCTTCAAAAAGCACTGAACCTTTGCGGTTATCGTAATTGGACCTTTCACAAAGCACTCGCTCAGACCAAATCTACCGACGAAACCGCTCCCGCACGTAAGACTCAGGATGACGGTGAGGTGACTCGCGGTAGGAACATCACTATCCCCTTACATCTCCGGACTTTCAGAGAAACTCCGTCGGATTTTTCGCGACAAAGGGGTACCGGTATCTTTCAAACCCAAGAACACTTTACGGCAAGCGCTAGTCCACCCCAaggataa
- the LOC140171108 gene encoding uncharacterized protein translates to MSEVFLVSGKILITGDFNIHVDEFEKSEVKQFMDIVENAGFTQHVNVPTHRAGHTIDLLISRPEDDLITDWYVRDRLMSDHFWVVCTLQRKKPQPMKIKQSFRNYQNLDAQTFVEDLQRDLVDRMPSNVDCDDMVEHFETTLKNTIDKYCPLSTKFRTVRPRMPWYNETIHEARRVRRRLENKWNKSKSIVDKEIFVDQKVLVNNLITKAKSEYFHDKLFSACNKDQFSILNSLLNASSKVLPTCDSVSDLSNRFATFFVNKIKKIRQNLDSNVEDSLDPVNANFCRSSLTNDNASRLSTSMNHNEEIDVPLEANSCDLLELRSMNCDEVADLIKKLSNKSCLLDQVPTWLLKENSTLFIPVLTNMINVSFTAGVFPTSLKQAIISPIIKKPTLDANTLQNYRPVSNIKAVAKIMEMAAATRLNEHINRNNLSEKFQSAYKPAHSTETALLRVKSDIASAIDKQHAVLLVMLDLSAAFDTLDHVIFINRLRDTFYIKGNALNWFDTYLRNRSSRVCLSGTFSDNHIMEFGVPQGSILGPLGYNAYTHPIGELLRANGVCFHIYADDTQIYISFDPRVDGACQLALKKLQSCVSEIKQWMTLNKLQLNEAKTEFFVAVSSGFAARLNNITLTLGNVTITPTKSLRSLGIVFDPPLSMKVQISSIIKCVSYHLRNLSRIRRYLTQDACKLAVQSLIFSRIDYGNALLYGANEGDLTRLQRLQNRAARLIMLVGRDHPSAPLLRLLHWLPVRERIKFKLLVYVFKCIHSQSPSYLQELISVKTSAYATRSSKDKTLLSQPKTKTRTGDHSFESCAPRLWNTLPRDIRETGTLQLFKANLKTYLFK, encoded by the coding sequence ATGAGTGAAGTTTTTCTAGTTAGTGGTAAAATACTGATTACTGGAGACTTTAATATTCACGTTGATGAATTTGAAAAATCTGAGGTAAAGCAATTCATGGACATTGTAGAAAATGCTGGGTTTACTCAACATGTTAATGTACCAACACACAGGGCTGGTCATACAATTGATCTTCTCATCTCACGCCCTGAAGATGATCTCATAACAGACTGGTATGTTCGTGATAGATTAATGTCTGATCATTTTTGGGTTGTGTGTACCCTTCAAAGAAAGAAACCCCAGCCCATGAAAATCAAACAATCCTTTAGGAACTACCAGAACCTTGATGCTCAAACCTTTGTTGAAGATCTCCAAAGGGATCTTGTTGATAGAATGCCATCTAATGTTGATTGTGATGATATGGTTGAGCACTTTGAAACTACTCTGAAAAATACCATTGACAAGTACTGTCCTCTATCAACTAAATTCCGTACTGTTCGGCCGCGAATGCCATGGTATAATGAAACCATACATGAAGCTAGGCGTGTCCGCAGGCGTCTTGAGAATAAGTGGAACAAGAGTAAGTCCATTGTTGATAAAGAGATTTTTGTAGATCAAAAAGTTCTTGTTAATAATTTGATCACCAAAGCAAAATCTGAATACTTTCATGATAAGTTGTTTTCTGCGTGTAATAAAGACCAGTTCAGTATTCTTAACTCTCTTCTAAATGCAAGTTCCAAAGTGCTCCCCACTTGTGATTCCGTATCTGATCTATCAAACAGGTTTGCCACTTTCTTTGTAAATAAGATCAAGAAGATAAGGCAAAACCTTGACTCTAATGTTGAGGACAGTTTGGATCCTGTAAATGCCAACTTCTGTAGAAGTAGTTTAACAAATGACAATGCTTCCAGATTAAGTACAAGTATGAACCACAATGAGGAGATTGATGTCCCTTTGGAAGCTAACAGTTGTGACCTTTTGGAGCTGAGATCAATGAATTGTGACGAAGTGGCTGATCTTATtaaaaaactgtcaaataagTCGTGCCTTCTTGATCAAGTACCAACTTGGCTTCTTAAGGAGAACTCAACTCTCTTCATTCCGGTTCTGACTAATATGATTAATGTGTCTTTTACGGCTGGAGTGTTTCCGACTTCCCTTAAACAGGCGATTATTTCTCCAATAATAAAGAAACCAACATTGGACGCAAATACATTACAGAACTATCGGCCAGTGTCGAACATAAAAGCTGtggcaaaaatcatggaaatggcaGCGGCAACTCGCTTAAATGAACATATCAACAGAAACAATCTTTCTGAAAAGTTTCAATCCGCTTATAAACCAGCTCATTCAACTGAAACCGCTCTCCTCCGGGTAAAAAGCGACATAGCGTCTGCTATTGACAAACAACATGCTGTTCTTCTTGTAATGCTCGACCTTTCGGCGGCGTTTGACACgcttgaccatgtcatttttatcAATAGACTTCGTGATACCTTTTATATCAAAGGTAACGCCTTGAACTGGTTTGATACATATCTCAGGAATCGCTCAAGCAGAGTTTGCCTATCTGGTACATTTTCTGACAATCATATCATGGAATTTGGAGTGCCACAGGGATCCATATTGGGACCGTTGGGATACAATGCCTACACTCACCCGATTGGAGAACTTCTTCGTGCAAACGGTGTCTGCTTTCACATCTACGCCGACGACACGCAGATTTACATAAGCTTTGATCCGAGAGTAGACGGAGCGTGTCAACTTGCCTTGAAGAAACTGCAATCCTGCGTGTCTGAAATCAAGCAGTGGATGACTTTAAACAAATTGCAGCTAAACGAGGCTAAAACCGAGTTCTTTGTTGCTGTTTCTTCAGGGTTTGCTGCCCGACTCAATAACATCACTCTGACTCTTGGTAATGTAACAATAACACCTACGAAGTCTTTGCGGAGCCTTGGCATCGTATTCGACCCTCCGTTGAGTATGAAAGTCCAAATTTCTTCCATCATTAAATGTGTTAGCTATCATCTCCGGAATTTGTCACGCATCCGCCGTTACTTAACACAAGATGCTTGTAAACTTGCTGTTCAGTCGCTCATTTTCTCCCGGATTGACTATGGTAATGCTTTGCTCTATGGTGCCAATGAAGGTGACTTAACGCGTTTGCAACGCCTTCAGAACAGGGCCGCCAGATTAATTATGCTCGTTGGCCGAGACCATCCCAGTGCTCCTTTACTACGTCTCCTTCATTGGCTACCAGTTCGCGAACGTATCAAGTTTAAACTACTGGTCTACGTGTTCAAATGCATCCATTCACAATCTCCATCATATCTTCAAGAACTGATCTCGGTTAAAACATCTGCTTATGCCACACGTTCGTCAAAGGACAAAACACTTCTATCTCAGCCAAAAACCAAGACACGTACCGGTGATCATTCATTTGAATCATGTGCACCCCGGTTATGGAACACTCTACCTCGTGACATCAGGGAAACTGGTACACTCCAGCTTTTCAAAGCAAATCTGAAAACATACCTATTCAAGTAG